The Agarilytica rhodophyticola genome has a window encoding:
- a CDS encoding SDR family NAD(P)-dependent oxidoreductase, with product MNKTTSKVLITGGASGIGKAIVRELFSEGYDIVFTHNRSSEEAQTLLAELANTGNNQISAHQVDLSDLSQINNFLASIESHRFSGFIHNAGMTYDQVVALLDADHITQLMNVNLISFMLITKTIIRNMSRQKAGSIVAIGSITSDTPNQGNAVYASSKAGLEAFVKSLVAEYGRKGLRANIIKPGYIETAMLKKFDQYKKTICHNIPQKRYGQPEEIAQIASFLISEKSSYISGASITADGGLSACLQHR from the coding sequence ATGAATAAAACTACATCAAAAGTATTGATAACAGGGGGCGCTTCCGGCATTGGTAAAGCAATAGTAAGAGAGTTATTTAGCGAAGGCTATGACATAGTATTTACTCACAATCGTTCATCTGAAGAAGCTCAAACGCTACTCGCTGAGTTAGCCAATACAGGAAATAATCAAATCTCTGCGCATCAAGTAGATCTCTCTGACCTATCTCAGATAAATAACTTTTTAGCTTCAATTGAAAGTCACAGATTCTCTGGTTTTATTCATAATGCGGGTATGACTTACGATCAGGTGGTCGCGCTGCTCGATGCCGATCATATTACTCAACTTATGAATGTCAATCTTATTTCATTTATGTTAATCACTAAAACGATTATCAGAAACATGTCTCGACAAAAGGCCGGCAGTATTGTGGCTATAGGTTCCATTACGAGTGATACTCCAAATCAAGGTAATGCTGTTTACGCGTCTTCTAAAGCAGGGCTTGAAGCGTTCGTAAAATCGTTGGTTGCGGAATACGGCAGAAAAGGGCTCCGCGCAAACATTATTAAACCGGGTTATATAGAAACAGCTATGTTGAAAAAGTTTGATCAGTATAAAAAGACTATTTGTCATAACATCCCTCAAAAAAGATATGGCCAACCAGAAGAAATCGCGCAAATTGCTTCGTTTCTTATTAGTGAAAAATCGTCATATATTAGCGGGGCGAGTATCACTGCCGATGGCGGCCTCAGTGCCTGTCTTCAACATAGGTAA
- a CDS encoding beta-galactosidase, whose protein sequence is MNTFSSDHLTLGVCDYPEHVPAEDWPKHSEQQKQIGLAIVRLAEFSWTKLEPVEGKFDWQWLDEAINIYADQGLKIVLCTPTATPPAWLIQKYPEILPVDEQGRIKKFGSRRHYDHASPIYRKECVRIVTAMAQRYGQHPAVIGWQTDNELGHEGTGCSYGGASAAEFPAWLRTKYGSLDNLNEAWGTSFWSQTYNEWDQIEPPNLTAVRQANPSQVLDFKRFCSAMIEQFQILQIDVLRALSPGRFITHNFVTFSAESDLYRLCEKLDFVAWDSYPVGMLEFFATWESEEVKSSYARTGHPDLVSLHHDLYRGLKGGTGFWVMEQQCGHANWAQYNPLPADGAVKLWSAQAWSHGADVLMYFRWRACHMAQEIMHSGLLHQNGKPDRGFHEVAELDPSNFPLAPVEAKVAVLHDYDSLWAYDQQPHNKDLSYWLQFTMFYSALRKLGVDVDIIHPRQLADKQYKLVVAPALTLMTDEIAEALNKYHKGLFVFGPRTAFRNESGRVAEQGQFEKIEALVGCQLTNFDSLRPTLKQTIKEHNSSSTIEASLWCEGYAPTTGAPIWCYQGGPLDGQAAVNQNGLVTVVGALSLELIEKVLVHNLQKAELDYMHLPDGVRVSQRGTRKLVCNFNQSDVCWNGVTLPAVSYQWLTN, encoded by the coding sequence ATGAATACATTTTCTTCTGACCATCTGACTCTTGGCGTTTGTGACTACCCTGAACATGTTCCTGCTGAAGACTGGCCCAAACACAGTGAACAGCAAAAACAAATCGGTCTGGCGATTGTTCGTCTGGCGGAATTTTCATGGACCAAACTTGAACCTGTCGAGGGTAAGTTCGATTGGCAATGGCTGGATGAGGCGATCAATATTTACGCGGATCAAGGATTAAAAATTGTATTGTGCACGCCTACTGCAACACCTCCCGCTTGGTTAATACAGAAATATCCGGAAATCCTGCCGGTAGATGAACAAGGAAGGATTAAAAAATTTGGTTCTCGGCGACACTACGATCACGCCAGCCCGATTTATCGTAAGGAATGTGTACGTATTGTCACTGCGATGGCACAGAGGTACGGTCAACACCCGGCGGTGATTGGCTGGCAAACAGATAACGAACTTGGCCATGAAGGAACCGGATGCTCATATGGCGGCGCTAGTGCTGCGGAGTTTCCCGCCTGGCTAAGAACAAAGTATGGTTCTTTAGACAATTTGAATGAGGCTTGGGGAACAAGTTTCTGGAGTCAAACCTACAACGAGTGGGATCAAATTGAACCTCCTAACCTGACCGCCGTTCGGCAAGCTAATCCCTCCCAGGTACTGGATTTCAAACGTTTTTGTTCGGCTATGATTGAACAGTTTCAGATATTGCAAATCGATGTGTTACGCGCATTGTCTCCAGGACGCTTTATTACCCATAACTTTGTAACATTTTCGGCCGAAAGTGATCTGTATCGTCTCTGTGAAAAGTTGGATTTTGTTGCATGGGACAGCTACCCCGTCGGCATGTTGGAGTTTTTTGCCACCTGGGAGTCTGAGGAAGTGAAGTCGAGCTATGCTCGTACAGGCCACCCCGATCTTGTCAGCTTACACCATGATCTATATCGCGGCTTAAAGGGCGGTACTGGTTTTTGGGTAATGGAACAGCAATGCGGCCACGCAAACTGGGCTCAATACAACCCGCTCCCTGCCGATGGTGCAGTGAAGTTGTGGAGTGCACAAGCTTGGTCTCACGGCGCAGATGTTTTGATGTATTTTCGATGGCGAGCATGTCATATGGCTCAAGAAATTATGCACTCCGGTCTGTTACATCAAAACGGTAAACCTGATAGAGGCTTTCATGAGGTAGCAGAATTAGATCCGTCTAATTTTCCATTAGCCCCTGTCGAAGCAAAAGTCGCCGTTTTACATGATTACGACAGTTTATGGGCCTACGATCAGCAACCTCATAATAAGGATCTAAGCTATTGGCTCCAGTTTACGATGTTTTATTCTGCTCTACGTAAATTGGGAGTCGATGTGGATATTATTCATCCAAGGCAGTTGGCAGATAAGCAATATAAATTGGTGGTTGCCCCTGCGTTAACCTTGATGACCGATGAGATCGCCGAAGCGTTGAATAAATATCATAAGGGATTATTTGTATTTGGTCCTCGAACCGCGTTTCGTAATGAAAGCGGGCGGGTAGCTGAACAGGGGCAATTTGAGAAGATCGAGGCGTTGGTGGGCTGTCAGCTAACCAACTTTGATTCTCTGCGACCTACACTGAAGCAAACCATTAAAGAGCACAATAGCAGCTCTACTATTGAGGCAAGTCTCTGGTGTGAAGGCTACGCACCGACAACAGGCGCTCCCATTTGGTGTTATCAGGGCGGGCCACTAGACGGCCAGGCGGCAGTAAACCAGAATGGCTTAGTCACCGTTGTTGGCGCGTTAAGTTTGGAGCTGATAGAAAAAGTGCTGGTGCATAATTTACAGAAAGCCGAGCTTGACTATATGCACCTGCCTGACGGTGTGAGAGTGAGTCAACGCGGTACTCGAAAGTTAGTTTGCAACTTTAATCAATCAGACGTCTGCTGGAACGGTGTAACGCTGCCGGCAGTAAGTTATCAGTGGCTTACTAACTAA
- a CDS encoding beta-ketoacyl synthase N-terminal-like domain-containing protein: MNTGNRVFVTGVGTVNSAADSITQFVGLEDIKKPSLMNTDQESFYPFLVKAFPEYNLLCYLKKKSELRSLGEGQRLACFAAGKALDSAGLIENQPLLKKTAIMIASGSGERSDEIDESIIEKCSEIGGNNNEILNYNTILSKLRPSLFLTQLPNLYAANISIVHGVTGSSLTFMGEESAAVDALEVSIQKIKNGQEDLILVGGAFNANQKFLHTYYGAANKLASVHDVDINNKMILGSSGAFLVLESERHAKSRSANLLAEINVEERTDYSTKITHQLLSDQFPNSCSDIKDTYIIGDLDFQNLNTDHSMNKYSLCSQTLRGSCFEAAPFTDIIFGTWSLASKQCLSTTESGIEKHRIDDLDKVLIYSRTDDQCASLISLRKAYND; the protein is encoded by the coding sequence ATGAATACTGGTAATAGGGTCTTTGTGACAGGTGTAGGCACTGTTAATAGTGCAGCAGATTCAATAACTCAATTTGTGGGCTTAGAGGACATTAAAAAACCATCGCTGATGAATACTGATCAGGAGAGCTTTTATCCATTTTTGGTAAAGGCCTTTCCTGAATATAATTTATTGTGTTATCTCAAAAAAAAAAGTGAGTTAAGAAGCTTAGGAGAGGGGCAGCGCTTAGCGTGTTTTGCTGCTGGAAAGGCATTAGATAGTGCTGGTTTAATAGAAAATCAACCTCTATTAAAGAAAACAGCTATTATGATTGCTAGCGGCAGTGGTGAAAGGAGCGATGAAATTGATGAGTCCATTATAGAAAAGTGCAGTGAGATCGGTGGAAATAATAACGAAATATTGAATTACAATACTATCCTATCGAAGTTAAGGCCCTCGTTATTTCTAACCCAGCTTCCTAATTTATATGCGGCCAATATTTCTATTGTGCATGGTGTTACTGGATCTAGCCTGACATTTATGGGGGAAGAGTCAGCCGCTGTTGATGCATTAGAAGTGAGCATTCAAAAAATCAAAAATGGCCAGGAGGATCTTATTTTAGTAGGAGGCGCATTCAATGCTAATCAAAAATTCTTGCACACCTACTATGGTGCTGCGAATAAGCTAGCGAGTGTGCATGATGTTGATATAAATAACAAAATGATTCTTGGTTCAAGCGGTGCTTTTCTAGTCCTCGAATCAGAACGACATGCTAAATCTAGAAGTGCGAACTTATTAGCTGAAATTAACGTAGAAGAACGAACTGATTACTCAACTAAAATTACTCATCAGTTATTGTCTGATCAATTTCCTAATAGTTGTTCGGATATAAAGGATACATATATAATCGGAGATTTAGATTTTCAAAATTTAAATACTGATCATTCAATGAATAAATATTCTCTTTGCTCACAAACACTGAGAGGATCTTGCTTCGAAGCGGCGCCATTTACAGATATTATATTCGGCACATGGTCTTTAGCATCTAAGCAGTGTCTATCTACTACTGAGTCGGGCATTGAAAAACATCGTATTGATGATCTTGACAAAGTACTTATTTATTCACGTACTGATGATCAGTGTGCGTCGCTAATTAGTTTGAGGAAGGCTTACAATGATTAA
- a CDS encoding 3-hydroxyacyl-ACP dehydratase FabZ family protein, which translates to MNFETFQMIQHIVEFDCKRQVICCYSVAPTESTIFDYHFRDFAVIPGALLTETIAQAAGHLSLLTCDFKQVALFSSIDKARFREFVLPGDELTIQCQCTQQGSGYSAYSGAIYVKDKKCIEAKFRLREMPFPNEKMKQHLKSLVMSRINENTRR; encoded by the coding sequence GTGAATTTTGAAACTTTTCAAATGATTCAACACATTGTTGAGTTCGATTGCAAAAGGCAAGTGATTTGTTGTTATTCAGTAGCGCCAACTGAGTCGACTATTTTTGATTACCATTTTCGAGACTTTGCTGTTATTCCTGGAGCTTTACTTACTGAAACTATTGCTCAAGCAGCGGGGCATTTATCTCTATTAACTTGTGATTTTAAGCAAGTAGCTTTGTTTTCTAGTATTGATAAAGCCAGGTTTAGGGAGTTCGTACTGCCTGGTGATGAGTTGACTATTCAGTGTCAGTGTACTCAGCAAGGCTCTGGATATAGTGCGTATTCTGGAGCTATTTATGTGAAAGATAAGAAATGTATCGAAGCAAAATTCAGACTAAGAGAAATGCCTTTTCCAAATGAGAAAATGAAACAACATCTGAAAAGTCTCGTAATGAGCCGTATCAACGAAAATACTCGTAGGTAA
- a CDS encoding alpha/beta fold hydrolase, translating to MNSTMNLETFSLEGRKVSYFLAGQGKPLVISNAMGIHPSFWEPFIQLNKNKFKIFLVNNRDTWYGDDLEDDDKSVSDHYSEDLAAVINHNDLKNYLLLGYCSGCLPMSKALNLVHAPPLKAIYLSSVFDQKVDLKAQMFKNLIDRRIGSGKSLHAIRHIAMNRCHEDFQEEMENLLLDEKKLKTFLRYLIDLNFTPLLSDKVDPGNSIIVNAENDIDGVKLSNGELLNDNKLSDIVKTIPALGHFAAFESPSYFSEVFSKIVNNEWSQ from the coding sequence ATGAATTCTACAATGAACTTGGAAACTTTTTCTTTAGAAGGGAGAAAGGTTTCTTATTTTTTAGCAGGGCAAGGAAAACCGCTTGTCATATCGAATGCAATGGGAATACACCCAAGTTTTTGGGAACCGTTTATACAATTAAATAAAAATAAATTTAAAATATTTCTTGTTAATAATAGAGACACTTGGTATGGCGATGATTTAGAAGATGATGATAAAAGCGTGTCAGATCATTACTCTGAAGACTTGGCGGCAGTTATAAATCATAATGATTTAAAAAACTACCTTTTGTTGGGCTACTGTAGTGGTTGCTTACCAATGAGCAAAGCCTTAAATCTTGTTCATGCTCCGCCATTAAAGGCAATTTACTTGTCTTCTGTTTTTGATCAAAAAGTCGATCTCAAAGCACAGATGTTTAAAAATTTAATTGATCGAAGAATTGGCAGCGGAAAATCATTGCATGCGATAAGACATATTGCGATGAATAGATGTCATGAAGATTTTCAAGAAGAAATGGAAAATCTTTTACTGGATGAAAAAAAATTGAAAACCTTTTTAAGGTATTTGATAGATCTTAATTTTACTCCTTTATTAAGCGATAAGGTAGATCCTGGAAATAGTATTATTGTTAATGCAGAAAATGATATTGATGGTGTCAAATTATCAAATGGTGAGTTATTAAACGATAATAAGTTGTCTGATATTGTTAAAACTATTCCAGCTTTGGGGCATTTTGCGGCATTTGAATCGCCAAGTTACTTTTCTGAAGTCTTTTCCAAGATTGTCAATAATGAGTGGTCACAATGA
- a CDS encoding acyl carrier protein: MSTEILPRLKEIFDEVCDIDGEELQPEVNVISDLGVDSIDFLDITYEIDKSFNIKLPTESWIEQINSNQKSVADFFVIKNLIANIEELVAEAA, encoded by the coding sequence ATGAGTACCGAAATTTTACCTAGACTTAAAGAAATTTTTGATGAAGTGTGCGATATCGATGGCGAAGAGCTACAGCCGGAGGTGAATGTTATATCGGATTTGGGTGTGGATAGTATTGATTTTTTAGATATTACTTATGAAATTGATAAATCATTTAATATTAAATTACCTACCGAATCCTGGATAGAACAAATAAATAGTAATCAAAAATCAGTAGCAGATTTTTTTGTTATCAAGAATCTCATTGCTAATATAGAAGAGTTAGTTGCGGAAGCTGCATAG
- a CDS encoding SDR family oxidoreductase: MKKQVIFLTGSTGFLGSRVLKRLMNDESLKLFCLVRSTAGIKGAKKKIEKVNKIDLSHLSNVEVVAGDITKEKFGLDHEIYSHLQNTITDIVHCAASTKFSAPVDELRKINVEPVERLKQLAIEIDKQSDRKVNIIHVSTAYCVGHANGVINEHEHAKPESGFKNNYERSKWQAEKRLLKDKDKIKTVIVRPSIIIGSDKGECNRSGVVIPLFSIMRKNSKKYPTPIPLPRKIFFDMVSVDYVAECVISALKKVDQLESGDIFHATAGLGKELTGKVSVKSFNTKFGIKMVGLNTSVYWWLLRFLAKYTNLVNAIDRTIMEAYANYFKTHPRFDNTKMLGLLNDEYKSIDAKVLLENTIDYWIANFDRN, translated from the coding sequence ATGAAAAAACAAGTTATTTTTTTAACCGGTTCAACAGGTTTTCTGGGCAGTAGAGTGCTTAAGCGATTGATGAATGATGAATCGCTTAAATTATTCTGCTTAGTTAGGTCTACTGCTGGCATAAAAGGCGCTAAAAAAAAGATTGAGAAAGTGAATAAAATTGATCTCAGCCATTTATCGAATGTTGAGGTTGTCGCCGGTGATATAACAAAAGAAAAATTTGGTCTCGATCACGAGATTTATAGCCATCTACAGAACACAATTACTGATATTGTGCATTGTGCTGCATCTACTAAATTTTCCGCTCCGGTTGATGAATTGCGAAAAATTAATGTTGAACCTGTAGAGCGTTTAAAGCAGCTAGCGATTGAGATTGATAAACAAAGTGATAGGAAAGTCAATATTATTCATGTCAGTACTGCTTATTGTGTAGGTCACGCTAATGGTGTGATTAATGAACATGAGCACGCAAAGCCTGAGTCTGGTTTTAAAAATAATTATGAGCGATCAAAGTGGCAGGCAGAAAAGCGTTTGCTAAAGGACAAAGATAAAATTAAAACTGTCATCGTAAGACCTTCAATTATTATTGGTTCCGATAAGGGCGAATGTAATCGCAGCGGTGTTGTTATACCTTTATTCTCTATCATGCGAAAAAATAGTAAGAAATATCCAACACCTATACCGCTACCTCGAAAGATATTTTTTGATATGGTTTCGGTAGATTATGTTGCTGAATGTGTCATTAGTGCACTGAAAAAAGTCGATCAGCTAGAGAGTGGTGATATTTTTCATGCGACAGCCGGGTTGGGGAAAGAACTGACTGGCAAGGTTTCAGTGAAGTCATTTAATACTAAATTTGGCATTAAGATGGTGGGGTTAAATACCTCAGTATATTGGTGGCTATTACGCTTTTTAGCGAAATACACCAATCTTGTTAATGCAATTGACAGAACGATTATGGAAGCTTATGCAAACTATTTTAAAACTCATCCAAGGTTTGATAATACTAAAATGCTGGGTTTGCTTAATGATGAATATAAATCTATCGATGCAAAAGTTCTGTTAGAAAATACGATTGATTATTGGATTGCTAATTTTGACCGAAACTAA
- a CDS encoding zinc-binding dehydrogenase → MKALRLHKNEALQWDDIEEQVPSKNTVKVKISHIALNHLDLFSYRGMAFAQRQLPIVVGAEAAGTIVSLGDNVDSALLNKRVVIYSAKACGHCDMCLKGKENLCTQNAGIYGFNLDGFASETVVVPANLVIPVPDDLDNQSAVCAPITFATVHHMLMDNAKLLKGETILVHAGGSGVGSTAILMAKHLGATVITTVGSKEKEQKAYNLGADFVINYKEKRFEREVRKYTKKDGVDVVFEHIGPSTWSGSLLSLKMAGRLVTCGSTSGVTAETNLLHLYNKQIRIIASFGSAIKNVEQSLLMMSKDKLLPVIDDVVSIDNFELGLNKLRSRNVFGKIILAL, encoded by the coding sequence ATGAAAGCGTTAAGATTACATAAAAATGAGGCTCTACAGTGGGATGATATTGAAGAACAAGTACCCTCAAAAAACACAGTAAAGGTTAAAATTTCACATATTGCACTGAACCACTTAGATTTATTTTCTTACAGGGGAATGGCCTTTGCACAACGGCAACTGCCCATAGTTGTGGGCGCTGAAGCAGCAGGGACTATTGTATCCCTTGGTGACAATGTAGATAGCGCGTTACTTAATAAACGTGTTGTCATTTATTCTGCTAAGGCATGTGGCCATTGTGATATGTGCCTCAAAGGCAAAGAAAATCTATGTACTCAAAATGCGGGCATCTATGGTTTTAATTTGGACGGATTCGCATCCGAAACGGTCGTCGTTCCCGCTAATTTAGTTATCCCAGTTCCTGACGATCTCGACAATCAATCCGCAGTATGCGCACCAATAACATTTGCAACAGTTCACCATATGTTGATGGACAATGCGAAATTACTCAAGGGTGAAACTATTTTGGTTCATGCCGGAGGAAGTGGTGTTGGTTCTACTGCGATATTAATGGCGAAGCATTTAGGTGCTACTGTTATTACAACGGTAGGTAGCAAGGAGAAAGAGCAAAAAGCTTATAATTTAGGGGCAGATTTTGTCATTAACTACAAAGAGAAACGATTTGAGCGGGAAGTAAGAAAATACACCAAGAAAGACGGCGTCGATGTTGTATTTGAACATATTGGCCCGTCTACTTGGTCAGGTAGCTTATTATCTTTAAAAATGGCTGGACGATTGGTTACTTGTGGTTCAACTAGCGGTGTAACTGCAGAAACAAACTTATTACATCTTTACAATAAACAAATCAGAATTATTGCTTCTTTTGGTAGTGCTATCAAAAATGTTGAGCAGTCTTTATTAATGATGTCCAAAGATAAACTACTACCTGTCATTGATGATGTGGTATCCATCGACAATTTTGAGCTGGGGTTAAATAAATTGCGTAGTAGAAATGTATTTGGGAAAATCATTTTAGCACTTTAG
- a CDS encoding beta-ketoacyl synthase N-terminal-like domain-containing protein — MIKSDPVISGLGLITCLGNDVDENWRQLKNGAAKIGLIDRFETEGQKTKFAGVVKGFDHDSDHSLLERMAMQVAMEALADSNLSEEKPIDRLFLAVPAGEISWQQRIDLAKCFNSKQLNSKDLNDVYKFSQQQPCDLVKTQQNLRIGKKICETFGIKRSPVLVTTACASGASAIELAHEAIRRGEISRAMVVGSDSTVNPEGIMRFTLLSALSTRNDDPSRASRPFSKSRDGFVIGEGAAAIILEDSDVAATRGANIYASIKGCANATDNFHRTRSNPSGDVILQCMKHALADANLKPSDIQVINAHGTSTPENDKMESLGISRLFKNNSDSYFTTSNKSMIGHTLSAAGAIEAAISALMIKHQTIVPTINVMDECEFDDVNLASKLLENISINNILSNSFGFGGQNVSLVLGKVHE; from the coding sequence ATGATTAAATCAGATCCTGTTATTAGCGGTTTAGGATTAATCACGTGTTTAGGTAATGATGTTGATGAAAACTGGCGCCAACTGAAAAATGGGGCAGCTAAAATTGGTCTTATTGATCGATTTGAGACTGAAGGTCAAAAAACGAAGTTTGCAGGTGTTGTAAAAGGTTTTGACCATGACAGTGATCACTCATTATTGGAGCGTATGGCTATGCAAGTGGCTATGGAGGCACTTGCCGATTCAAATTTAAGTGAAGAAAAACCCATTGATCGACTGTTTTTAGCTGTGCCCGCAGGAGAAATTTCCTGGCAGCAGCGTATTGATTTAGCTAAATGTTTCAATAGCAAACAACTGAATAGTAAAGACTTAAATGATGTTTACAAATTTAGTCAGCAACAGCCTTGTGATTTAGTTAAAACACAACAGAACTTACGCATCGGAAAAAAAATATGCGAAACCTTTGGTATAAAACGCTCCCCTGTATTGGTGACAACCGCCTGTGCTTCTGGGGCTAGTGCAATAGAGCTGGCACACGAAGCTATACGCCGAGGTGAAATTAGTCGTGCTATGGTAGTCGGCTCTGATTCTACCGTAAATCCAGAAGGCATTATGAGGTTTACGCTACTATCCGCTTTATCAACTCGTAATGACGACCCGAGTCGTGCATCTAGACCGTTTAGCAAATCGAGAGATGGCTTTGTTATTGGTGAAGGGGCTGCCGCAATCATCCTTGAAGACAGTGATGTCGCTGCAACTAGAGGCGCTAATATATACGCCTCAATTAAAGGTTGCGCTAATGCTACAGATAATTTTCACCGAACTCGGAGTAATCCTAGCGGTGATGTTATTTTGCAGTGTATGAAGCATGCTTTAGCTGATGCCAATCTTAAACCTTCAGATATCCAAGTCATTAATGCTCATGGTACTAGTACACCCGAAAATGACAAAATGGAATCCTTGGGCATATCCAGATTATTTAAGAACAATTCGGATAGTTACTTCACAACCTCTAATAAATCGATGATAGGCCATACCTTAAGTGCAGCAGGTGCTATTGAGGCAGCTATTTCTGCATTAATGATTAAACATCAAACCATTGTGCCAACTATTAATGTAATGGATGAATGTGAGTTTGATGATGTTAATTTAGCTTCTAAATTACTCGAAAACATTTCCATTAATAATATTCTTTCGAATTCTTTCGGATTTGGGGGACAGAATGTTAGTTTGGTATTGGGAAAGGTACATGAATAA
- a CDS encoding DoxX family protein, translating to MNAQTRHAAALLRISLGLVYLSHGLLKLIVFTPAGTAGFFESLGLPYFLAHFTIWFEILGGLALILGFKSTLVAITLLPILVGSILWVHGANGWGFNNAGGGWEYPAFLMATSLAVALLGNGAFAVESLKPLRSISPASA from the coding sequence ATGAATGCACAGACACGCCACGCAGCGGCGTTACTGCGTATATCACTTGGTCTTGTTTATCTTTCTCATGGACTTCTTAAACTCATTGTCTTTACACCTGCCGGCACAGCAGGCTTTTTTGAATCACTGGGTCTGCCCTACTTTTTGGCCCATTTTACAATATGGTTTGAAATCCTCGGTGGACTTGCACTGATACTGGGATTTAAAAGTACTCTTGTGGCAATAACGCTATTGCCGATACTTGTGGGGTCAATCTTATGGGTTCACGGTGCCAATGGCTGGGGTTTCAATAATGCGGGCGGTGGGTGGGAGTATCCAGCCTTTTTAATGGCTACTTCTCTCGCTGTTGCCCTACTTGGTAATGGTGCTTTTGCTGTTGAGTCGCTCAAGCCATTGCGATCAATATCACCAGCAAGTGCATAA
- a CDS encoding LysR family transcriptional regulator has protein sequence MMRAYIAVYEQGSMTKAARILGKTKALVSTHITRLEDLLETRLITRSTRSLHFTQAGKTYYLQSKQIIDNITSLEASLKQRETELVGRLRISAPTTYGEQKLIPVLAKMMTQHPQLNLDIVLTDRYVDLVEEGFDAAIRIGHLPDSTLIAIKVGEVNMCCCASAQALDRIKSPQHPQELSELPCIHDTNSNQGRQWLFYENNSPLKVKLSPLITANGAAAAANLAKHHVGFCYVPDFAVESFIKTDRLYSVLESYLPPPLPINLIFTHRQYLSHKVRVLANEIKAYLYQ, from the coding sequence ATGATGCGGGCCTATATTGCTGTCTACGAGCAAGGTTCGATGACTAAGGCGGCAAGAATACTAGGCAAAACCAAGGCACTGGTGAGCACTCATATCACCCGCCTGGAGGATTTGCTGGAAACCCGATTGATCACTCGCTCAACCAGGAGTCTTCACTTCACACAAGCAGGTAAAACATATTATCTGCAGAGTAAGCAAATTATCGACAATATAACCAGTCTTGAAGCCAGCCTGAAGCAAAGGGAAACAGAGTTGGTGGGTAGACTACGAATTTCAGCACCCACAACTTATGGCGAACAAAAACTAATCCCTGTGCTTGCTAAAATGATGACGCAGCACCCACAACTTAATTTAGATATTGTTCTCACTGATCGCTATGTTGACCTTGTTGAAGAAGGTTTCGATGCAGCCATTCGCATTGGCCACCTGCCGGATTCTACTCTCATTGCAATCAAAGTCGGTGAAGTGAATATGTGTTGTTGTGCAAGCGCGCAAGCGCTGGATAGGATAAAATCGCCTCAGCATCCTCAAGAGTTAAGCGAGCTCCCTTGTATCCATGATACCAATAGCAATCAGGGAAGGCAGTGGCTATTTTATGAAAACAACTCCCCCTTAAAAGTAAAGTTATCACCATTAATCACCGCAAATGGCGCTGCTGCTGCTGCGAACCTTGCCAAACACCATGTTGGCTTTTGTTATGTACCAGACTTCGCAGTGGAGTCGTTTATTAAAACGGATCGCCTGTACAGTGTGTTAGAGTCTTATTTACCGCCACCACTTCCCATTAACCTTATATTTACTCATCGCCAATATTTATCCCATAAGGTAAGAGTATTAGCTAATGAAATTAAAGCTTATCTATATCAATAG